From one Nocardioides yefusunii genomic stretch:
- the glp gene encoding gephyrin-like molybdotransferase Glp — MNHATARDDRARDDQLEVDDFVACVVAGVRPLPDFPLPLMDALGMAVAQDVVADVALPHVDSSAVDGYAVRHADVRGATRDEPVQLPVVGEVVSGRAAHLALSPGTALRIGAGAPVPAGADCVLPLAWTDGGVARVVVTRGGVPGENVRRAGADVGAGDVVLEHGTVLGPRHLGLLAALGRAQVRSRPRPRVVVISTGAELREPGAALTHDSVYDGNSYLLAASARTAGATVYRVGIVPDDVRAFTEALGDQLVRADLVVTTGGTAGSGFDVVREALGERAHSVGGLGGVEFVDVAMTPGGHLGFGHVGEDRVPVLCLPGDPAAAYVAFQTVVLPVLRTLMGTLPVERPTRLARLTHGLRSPAGVTEFVAAVQGSDRQGLSATPAAALRGHYGSSDPQPGDLATANCLVRLDATVTSVEAGEMVPVLFLDEEF; from the coding sequence ATGAACCACGCCACCGCCCGCGACGACCGTGCCCGCGACGACCAGCTCGAGGTCGACGACTTCGTGGCATGCGTCGTCGCGGGCGTCCGGCCGCTGCCGGACTTCCCCCTGCCCCTCATGGATGCCCTCGGCATGGCCGTCGCGCAGGACGTCGTCGCGGACGTGGCCCTGCCGCACGTCGACAGCTCTGCTGTCGACGGGTACGCAGTTCGGCACGCCGACGTCCGCGGCGCCACCCGCGACGAGCCGGTGCAGCTGCCGGTCGTCGGCGAGGTGGTCTCCGGCCGTGCCGCCCACCTCGCGCTCTCGCCCGGCACCGCTCTGCGGATCGGTGCGGGTGCCCCGGTCCCGGCGGGCGCCGACTGCGTGCTGCCGCTGGCGTGGACCGACGGCGGCGTCGCCCGCGTCGTCGTGACCCGTGGAGGTGTGCCCGGCGAGAACGTGCGCCGCGCCGGCGCCGACGTGGGTGCCGGTGACGTCGTCCTGGAGCACGGCACCGTGCTGGGGCCGCGTCACCTGGGGCTGCTCGCGGCGCTGGGTCGTGCCCAGGTGCGCTCGCGTCCGCGTCCGCGCGTCGTGGTGATCTCCACCGGTGCCGAACTCCGCGAGCCGGGAGCGGCGCTGACCCACGACTCCGTCTACGACGGCAACTCCTACCTGCTCGCCGCGTCGGCCCGCACGGCCGGCGCGACCGTCTACCGCGTCGGGATCGTCCCCGACGACGTGCGCGCGTTCACCGAGGCGTTGGGCGACCAGCTGGTCCGCGCCGACCTCGTGGTGACCACCGGCGGAACCGCCGGCAGTGGCTTCGACGTCGTTCGGGAAGCGCTGGGGGAGCGAGCCCACTCCGTCGGCGGTCTCGGCGGGGTCGAGTTCGTCGACGTCGCGATGACGCCCGGCGGACACCTCGGCTTCGGCCACGTCGGTGAGGACCGGGTGCCGGTGCTCTGCCTGCCCGGCGACCCGGCCGCCGCCTACGTCGCGTTCCAGACGGTCGTCCTCCCGGTCCTGCGCACGCTGATGGGAACGCTGCCGGTGGAACGTCCCACCCGACTCGCACGCCTCACTCACGGCCTGCGTTCCCCGGCCGGGGTGACGGAGTTCGTCGCTGCGGTCCAGGGCAGTGACCGTCAGGGCCTCTCCGCCACGCCTGCCGCCGCGCTGCGCGGCCACTACGGCAGCAGCGACCCGCAGCCCGGAGACCTCGCCACCGCCAACTGCCTGGTGCGTCTCGACGCCACGGTGACGTCGGTGGAGGCGGGGGAGATGGTCCCGGTTCTCTTCCTCGACGAGGAGTTCTGA
- a CDS encoding UTP--glucose-1-phosphate uridylyltransferase, translated as MPTSARNGAAGLTAARDKMREAGVDEVAVETFAHYYRLLEHGETGMVPESTIDPLDMPSLADVEVSDEDALAAVRKTVVIKLNGGLGTSMGMDRAKSLLCVRRGLSFLDIAVRQVLKLREKYEAPLPLVFMNSFRTSQDTLDAVARYADLPVDGIPLEFLQNKEPKLLVDGLTPASWPKDPSLEWCPPGHGDIYTALQGSGMLDTLIEAGYRYVFVSNSDNLGAIPDARVAGWFATSGAPFAIEAVRRTASDRKGGHFARRKSDGRIVLRETAQTLDEDKSALADLSRHKYTSTNNLWFDLHAMKKTLTERQGILGLPMIRNVKTVDPADPSSPSVIQIETAMGAAIEVFDGAQTIEVGRDRFVPVKTTNDLLVLRSDVYDISPDFVLDQVSDEVPFVDLKGDFYKLVGEFDKRFPDGAPSMKDASSVRIDGDFTFGRGVTFTGDVALTAPAAQRVDSGAVLGESTASLESSAPTRSE; from the coding sequence ATGCCTACATCTGCACGCAACGGCGCGGCAGGTCTCACCGCCGCCCGGGACAAGATGCGCGAGGCCGGCGTCGACGAAGTCGCCGTCGAGACGTTCGCCCATTACTACCGGCTCCTGGAGCACGGTGAGACCGGCATGGTGCCGGAGTCCACGATCGACCCCCTCGACATGCCTTCGCTGGCCGACGTCGAGGTCTCTGACGAGGACGCGCTCGCCGCGGTTCGCAAGACGGTCGTGATCAAGCTCAACGGCGGCCTCGGCACGTCGATGGGCATGGACCGCGCCAAGTCGCTGCTCTGTGTCCGCCGCGGGCTGTCGTTCCTCGACATCGCCGTGCGCCAGGTCCTGAAGCTGCGCGAGAAGTACGAAGCGCCGCTCCCGTTGGTCTTCATGAACTCGTTCCGCACCTCCCAGGACACCCTCGACGCGGTCGCGCGCTACGCCGACCTGCCCGTCGACGGCATCCCGCTGGAGTTCCTGCAGAACAAGGAGCCCAAGCTCCTCGTCGACGGCCTCACCCCTGCCTCCTGGCCCAAGGACCCGTCGCTGGAGTGGTGCCCGCCGGGCCACGGCGACATCTACACCGCGCTGCAGGGATCGGGCATGCTCGACACCCTGATCGAGGCCGGCTACCGGTACGTCTTCGTCTCCAACTCCGACAACCTCGGCGCCATCCCCGACGCCCGCGTCGCCGGCTGGTTCGCCACCTCGGGCGCCCCGTTCGCGATCGAGGCCGTGCGTCGCACCGCGTCGGACCGCAAGGGCGGCCACTTCGCCCGTCGCAAGTCCGACGGCCGGATCGTCCTGCGCGAGACCGCGCAGACCCTCGACGAGGACAAGTCGGCCCTGGCCGACCTCTCACGTCACAAGTACACCTCGACCAACAACCTCTGGTTCGACCTGCACGCGATGAAGAAGACGCTCACCGAGCGTCAGGGCATCCTCGGCCTCCCGATGATCCGCAACGTCAAGACCGTCGACCCGGCCGACCCGTCCTCGCCGTCGGTGATCCAGATCGAGACCGCCATGGGCGCCGCGATCGAGGTCTTCGACGGCGCGCAGACGATCGAGGTCGGCCGCGACCGGTTCGTCCCGGTCAAGACCACCAACGACCTGCTGGTCCTGCGTTCGGACGTCTACGACATCTCGCCCGACTTCGTCCTCGACCAGGTGAGCGACGAGGTTCCGTTCGTCGACCTCAAGGGCGACTTCTACAAGCTCGTCGGCGAGTTCGACAAGCGGTTCCCCGACGGCGCACCCTCGATGAAGGATGCTTCTTCGGTACGCATCGACGGTGACTTCACCTTCGGTCGCGGCGTCACCTTCACCGGCGACGTCGCGCTCACCGCTCCGGCGGCCCAGCGGGTCGACTCCGGCGCGGTCCTGGGTGAGTCCACCGCATCGCTGGAGAGCTCCGCACCGACCCGCTCGGAGTGA
- a CDS encoding 5-formyltetrahydrofolate cyclo-ligase gives MCEQENGPDPRSGDAVAERKRDLRERLLTARRHTPQEVLDARAASLGAHVLAIPEVAFAGTVAAYVSMGTEPPTDAVLAALHARGAHVLLPVLLGDNDLDWAPYEGPDSLRDAGRGLREPATTPLGVDAVASADVVLVPGLAVSADGVRMGRGGGSYDRALARVGENALRVLLLHPDEIDQDVPAAPHDQRVDVVVSAEGVVRFTA, from the coding sequence ATGTGTGAGCAGGAAAACGGTCCAGACCCGCGCAGCGGTGACGCCGTTGCTGAGCGCAAACGTGACCTGCGTGAACGTCTCCTGACGGCTCGCCGTCACACACCCCAGGAGGTTCTCGACGCACGCGCCGCGTCGCTGGGGGCCCACGTCCTGGCGATCCCCGAGGTGGCCTTCGCGGGCACCGTGGCGGCCTACGTCTCGATGGGCACCGAACCACCCACCGACGCCGTCCTGGCCGCGTTGCACGCCCGCGGAGCACACGTGCTGCTGCCGGTACTGCTGGGCGACAACGACCTCGACTGGGCGCCGTACGAGGGCCCCGACTCCCTGCGGGACGCCGGACGGGGCTTGCGTGAACCCGCCACAACACCTCTGGGAGTGGACGCCGTGGCTTCTGCTGACGTCGTGCTCGTCCCGGGCCTCGCGGTCTCGGCGGACGGGGTCCGGATGGGACGGGGCGGCGGCTCCTACGACCGCGCTCTGGCCCGGGTCGGTGAGAACGCCCTGCGGGTGCTGCTGCTGCACCCCGACGAGATCGACCAGGACGTCCCCGCCGCACCGCACGACCAGCGCGTCGACGTCGTGGTGAGCGCCGAGGGCGTCGTCCGCTTCACGGCCTGA
- a CDS encoding FmdB family zinc ribbon protein, which translates to MPTYQYACTECGHAFEQFQSFSDDALTVCPECDGRLRKVFNNVGVTFKGSGFYRTDSRSSGSSSD; encoded by the coding sequence GTGCCGACCTACCAGTACGCGTGCACGGAGTGCGGTCACGCCTTCGAGCAGTTCCAGAGTTTCAGTGACGACGCCCTGACCGTCTGCCCTGAGTGCGACGGTCGCCTGCGCAAGGTGTTCAACAACGTGGGCGTCACGTTCAAGGGATCGGGCTTCTACCGCACCGATTCCCGCTCCTCGGGCAGCTCGTCGGACTGA
- a CDS encoding SAF domain-containing protein produces MNPTPSTSVSSARLARARALATYHRRWIAGACVAAALWTGLGATASQGEDGTAVVVAAQDLPAGTRLDDVDLASTRFAEDQVPDGALVLDDVRGRTLASPLRRGEPVTDARLLSPGLTEHVPGRSVVPVRLGDPDVAALLRVGDVVELWAVDPRGVGHRSLSSAARVVAVVPASARRSGGDAGPLVALAVAPGEAGGVAAAGGDGSIRVVLTS; encoded by the coding sequence GTGAATCCCACCCCGTCCACGTCAGTCTCCTCGGCCCGCCTGGCCCGGGCCCGCGCCCTGGCCACCTACCACCGTCGATGGATCGCGGGTGCCTGCGTGGCGGCAGCACTCTGGACAGGTCTGGGCGCCACGGCCTCGCAGGGCGAGGACGGAACGGCCGTCGTCGTCGCCGCTCAGGATCTCCCTGCTGGCACCCGTCTCGACGACGTCGACCTGGCGAGCACCCGCTTCGCGGAGGACCAGGTACCCGACGGTGCGCTCGTCCTCGACGACGTCCGGGGCCGGACGTTGGCCTCGCCGCTGCGGCGCGGGGAGCCGGTGACGGACGCACGGCTGCTCTCCCCCGGCCTGACCGAGCACGTACCCGGACGCAGCGTCGTCCCGGTGCGGCTGGGCGACCCCGACGTGGCTGCGCTGCTGCGCGTGGGGGACGTCGTCGAACTGTGGGCGGTCGACCCGCGCGGCGTCGGTCACCGGTCCCTGAGCAGCGCCGCCCGCGTGGTGGCCGTGGTACCGGCGTCGGCACGTCGCAGTGGCGGCGACGCGGGGCCGTTGGTGGCGCTGGCGGTGGCGCCGGGCGAGGCCGGGGGCGTGGCCGCAGCGGGTGGGGACGGCTCGATCAGGGTCGTTCTCACCTCGTGA
- a CDS encoding MscL family protein: MTGFKNFLLRGNLIELATAVIMATAFGAVVTATVTLIMDLIGKIGGTPDFSSYNPGGVSIGAWLTALISFLIMAAVVYFFIITPYTKAKEKYFPAKDEEDAAAPEDIVLLQEIRDLLAANNSKHRA, translated from the coding sequence ATGACCGGCTTCAAGAACTTCCTGCTGCGCGGCAACCTGATCGAGCTTGCCACCGCAGTCATCATGGCGACCGCCTTCGGCGCCGTGGTCACCGCCACCGTCACCCTGATCATGGACCTGATCGGAAAGATCGGCGGCACCCCCGACTTCTCCTCCTACAACCCCGGTGGCGTCAGCATCGGTGCCTGGCTGACCGCCCTGATCTCGTTCCTGATCATGGCTGCGGTCGTCTACTTCTTCATCATCACGCCCTACACCAAGGCCAAGGAGAAGTACTTCCCGGCCAAGGACGAGGAGGACGCCGCCGCTCCCGAGGACATCGTCCTGCTGCAGGAGATCCGCGACCTGCTCGCCGCGAACAACTCCAAGCACCGCGCCTGA
- a CDS encoding LCP family protein, with protein MDEQQPRHSVEPGSAAPSDVERIAAQRKVAGKRRGKPKRSRTIFTVLASTVLVLALVTGLGVVFAYRHLQANIEKTDPFAHLDNADRPEDYGDGKSKTVLIMGLDTREGENAIDDEQGLNGSDTTILVHVSADRTRAYGVSIPRDSIVDRPACGSDDEVPAKINAQWNEAYSVGGAACTVAQFEAATGVRVDETIEVKFAGFVDMVDAVGGVPMCVPRDITDPKTGQFFPKGERDMDGEEALGYVRLRYIGSGSDLDRITRQQTFVASLVNKVVSKGTLARFDKVYKFANATTKSLMISEGLADLKELAKFGLSLNSVGLHQIQFLTVPNGAWDQNPNRVAWKPEAQEMWDKIAHDEALGEEFTADAIAAGEKKEKKPKKDASASAAPSASPSSEPSVDVTKAPEDEGPTEAEIAAAAEKGLCL; from the coding sequence ATGGACGAGCAGCAGCCGCGGCACTCGGTCGAGCCCGGTTCAGCAGCCCCGTCGGACGTCGAGCGCATCGCTGCACAGCGCAAGGTCGCCGGCAAGCGCCGCGGCAAGCCGAAGCGCAGCCGCACCATCTTCACCGTGCTGGCCTCCACCGTGCTCGTGCTCGCGCTGGTCACCGGTCTCGGCGTGGTCTTCGCCTACCGACACCTGCAGGCCAACATCGAGAAGACGGACCCGTTCGCACACCTGGACAACGCCGATCGTCCTGAGGACTACGGCGACGGCAAGTCCAAGACCGTCCTCATCATGGGCCTCGACACCCGCGAGGGCGAGAACGCCATCGACGACGAGCAGGGCCTCAACGGTTCCGACACGACGATCCTCGTGCACGTCTCCGCCGACCGCACTCGCGCCTACGGCGTCTCGATCCCGCGCGACTCGATCGTCGACCGCCCCGCCTGCGGAAGCGACGACGAGGTCCCGGCCAAGATCAACGCGCAGTGGAACGAGGCGTACAGCGTCGGCGGCGCGGCCTGCACCGTCGCCCAGTTCGAGGCCGCGACCGGCGTCCGCGTGGACGAGACGATCGAGGTCAAGTTCGCCGGGTTCGTCGACATGGTCGACGCCGTCGGCGGCGTCCCGATGTGCGTCCCGCGCGACATCACCGACCCCAAGACCGGCCAGTTCTTCCCGAAGGGCGAACGCGACATGGACGGCGAGGAAGCCCTGGGCTACGTCCGTCTGCGCTACATCGGCTCGGGCAGCGACCTCGACCGGATCACCCGCCAGCAGACCTTCGTGGCCTCGCTGGTCAACAAGGTGGTCTCCAAGGGCACGCTGGCCCGCTTCGACAAGGTCTACAAGTTCGCCAACGCCACCACGAAGTCTCTGATGATCTCCGAGGGTCTGGCCGACCTCAAGGAGCTCGCCAAGTTCGGTCTGAGCCTCAACAGCGTCGGCCTCCACCAGATCCAGTTCCTCACCGTCCCCAACGGTGCCTGGGACCAGAACCCCAACCGGGTCGCCTGGAAGCCCGAGGCCCAGGAGATGTGGGACAAGATCGCGCACGACGAGGCCCTCGGCGAGGAGTTCACCGCCGACGCCATCGCGGCCGGGGAGAAGAAGGAGAAGAAGCCGAAGAAGGACGCCTCCGCGTCTGCCGCGCCTTCTGCCTCGCCGTCGTCGGAGCCCAGCGTGGACGTCACCAAGGCTCCCGAGGACGAGGGCCCGACCGAGGCCGAGATCGCTGCCGCGGCCGAGAAGGGCCTCTGCCTCTGA
- a CDS encoding saccharopine dehydrogenase family protein gives MTGADEPRVTRLSHDRDFDVVLLGATGFTGTLTARHLAEHGPAGLRWAVAGRDPSRLDQLVESLADAPCPPSHWAVVETPEPGDEARTARLEELVQSTAVLVTTVGPYLELGEPVVKACATHGTHYLDLTGEPEFVDRMFDLYDDVARASGARLVHSCGFDSIPHDLGVQFVLEKLAAGGALTEPVTVQGVVRTAGTVSGGTFHSALGAFARQKQARQAADRRRRREPRPPGRIVRVENPRPRRDQDSGLWLVALPTIDPAVVARSARALPAYGTDFTYAHLAGIQRTSTLAKAGLGLGALAVAARIGPLRKLVGSRIPRGSGPSEERRDRGWFTVDFTATSGGRTAKARVSGGDPGYTETSKMLAESALCLVMDDVPDVAGQVTTAVAFGPLLRERLVARGMEFISET, from the coding sequence ATGACCGGAGCCGATGAGCCGCGCGTGACCCGCCTGTCCCACGACCGCGACTTCGACGTGGTCCTCCTGGGCGCGACCGGATTCACGGGGACGCTGACCGCACGGCACCTGGCCGAACACGGCCCCGCAGGGTTGCGCTGGGCCGTCGCCGGCCGCGACCCGTCACGCCTGGACCAGCTCGTGGAGTCGCTCGCCGACGCCCCCTGCCCGCCGTCGCACTGGGCGGTGGTGGAGACGCCCGAGCCGGGCGACGAGGCCCGCACCGCTCGGCTGGAGGAGCTGGTGCAGAGCACCGCAGTGCTGGTCACCACGGTCGGGCCGTACCTGGAGCTCGGCGAACCGGTGGTGAAGGCGTGCGCCACCCACGGCACCCACTACCTCGACCTCACCGGGGAACCAGAGTTCGTGGACCGAATGTTCGACCTCTACGACGACGTGGCGCGAGCCTCGGGTGCTCGGCTGGTGCACTCGTGCGGGTTCGACTCGATCCCGCACGACCTGGGGGTGCAGTTCGTCCTCGAGAAGCTCGCTGCTGGTGGGGCTCTCACGGAGCCGGTCACCGTGCAGGGCGTGGTGCGGACCGCCGGCACCGTCTCGGGCGGGACGTTCCACTCCGCGCTGGGCGCGTTCGCCCGTCAGAAGCAGGCACGACAGGCTGCGGACCGGCGTCGACGACGCGAGCCACGCCCGCCGGGACGCATCGTCCGGGTCGAGAACCCGCGTCCTCGACGCGACCAGGATTCAGGACTGTGGCTGGTTGCGTTGCCCACGATCGACCCGGCCGTGGTGGCCAGGAGCGCACGGGCGTTGCCTGCGTACGGCACTGACTTCACCTACGCCCACCTCGCGGGGATCCAACGGACCTCGACACTCGCCAAGGCCGGCCTCGGGCTGGGAGCTCTCGCTGTCGCCGCGCGGATCGGACCGCTCAGGAAGCTCGTGGGGTCACGGATCCCCCGTGGCAGTGGGCCGTCGGAGGAGCGTCGGGATCGGGGCTGGTTCACCGTGGACTTCACTGCCACTTCGGGCGGTCGTACCGCGAAGGCCCGCGTGAGCGGCGGCGACCCCGGCTACACCGAGACCTCGAAGATGCTGGCTGAGTCCGCCCTGTGCCTGGTGATGGACGACGTCCCCGACGTCGCCGGGCAGGTGACCACCGCGGTGGCGTTCGGGCCGTTGCTGCGGGAACGACTGGTGGCTCGGGGCATGGAGTTCATCTCGGAGACCTGA
- a CDS encoding DUF2510 domain-containing protein: MGTSDEQPTQLKKGWYPDPDDDSSLIYWDGEAFGQRMPKPVKSGGPSTWKILLGVMGGILAALYVLAWVSELTKPERPEDCHEQIMDRAMGGFSYVDPACE; the protein is encoded by the coding sequence ATGGGGACAAGTGACGAGCAGCCGACCCAACTCAAGAAGGGTTGGTATCCGGATCCGGATGACGATTCCTCGCTGATCTACTGGGACGGCGAAGCATTCGGGCAGCGGATGCCCAAACCCGTTAAAAGTGGCGGCCCGTCGACGTGGAAGATCCTCCTCGGCGTCATGGGCGGCATCTTGGCGGCGCTGTACGTGCTTGCCTGGGTCTCAGAATTGACGAAGCCTGAGCGGCCAGAAGACTGCCACGAACAGATCATGGACCGCGCCATGGGCGGCTTCTCCTACGTCGACCCCGCTTGCGAGTGA
- a CDS encoding DUF2277 domain-containing protein — MCRNIRPLNNFAPPATDEEVAAAALQFVRKVAGTTQPSAANQAAFDAAVEEITRATRTLVDSLVTSAPPKDREVEATKAQARSAARFAR, encoded by the coding sequence ATGTGCCGCAACATCCGTCCGTTGAACAACTTCGCACCGCCCGCGACGGACGAGGAGGTGGCCGCCGCGGCGCTGCAGTTCGTCCGCAAGGTCGCCGGGACCACCCAGCCCTCGGCCGCGAACCAGGCGGCCTTCGATGCTGCGGTCGAGGAGATCACCCGGGCCACCCGCACGCTGGTGGACTCCCTGGTGACGTCGGCGCCGCCGAAGGACCGTGAGGTCGAGGCCACCAAGGCGCAGGCCCGCTCAGCAGCCAGGTTCGCGCGATGA
- a CDS encoding Sir2 family NAD-dependent protein deacetylase → MSGHFVPTQHVDVVRALGMLAEGPLVVLTGAGLSTDSGIPDYRGPQSVPRQPMTFSEFVATPEARRHYWARSHLGWRRMGVAAPNAGHRALAAIDPDLLITQNVDGLHEAAGSRNVVALHGRVSEVICLGCREIFARTLVQEWLEALNPGWAEAHADVEMRPDGDVDLDETADFVVPPCPSCGGALKPHVVFFGENVEKPIVQRCFDAVDALTTPDTQGRRGALLVVGSSLTVMSGLRFARRAARNGTDLVVVNRGATRADEIATAKLETGASEFLTALADVRNR, encoded by the coding sequence ATGAGCGGCCACTTCGTACCCACCCAGCACGTCGACGTCGTCCGGGCCCTGGGGATGCTCGCCGAGGGCCCACTGGTGGTGCTCACCGGCGCCGGTCTCTCCACCGACTCCGGCATCCCTGACTACCGCGGGCCGCAGTCGGTACCGCGTCAGCCGATGACGTTCTCCGAGTTCGTCGCGACCCCGGAGGCGCGACGTCACTACTGGGCGCGCAGCCACCTGGGTTGGCGTCGGATGGGGGTCGCGGCCCCCAACGCCGGGCACCGCGCGTTGGCCGCGATCGACCCCGACCTGCTGATCACCCAGAACGTCGACGGGCTGCACGAGGCCGCGGGCTCCCGCAACGTCGTCGCCCTGCACGGCCGGGTCAGCGAGGTGATCTGTCTGGGCTGCCGGGAGATCTTCGCCCGCACCCTCGTCCAGGAATGGTTGGAGGCCTTGAACCCGGGCTGGGCCGAGGCCCACGCCGACGTCGAGATGCGTCCCGACGGAGACGTCGACCTCGACGAGACCGCCGACTTCGTGGTCCCGCCGTGCCCGTCGTGCGGTGGCGCGCTCAAGCCACACGTCGTCTTCTTCGGCGAGAACGTCGAGAAGCCGATCGTTCAGCGCTGCTTCGACGCCGTGGACGCCCTCACCACTCCCGACACCCAGGGCAGGCGTGGCGCACTGCTGGTGGTCGGTTCGTCGTTGACGGTGATGAGCGGACTGCGGTTCGCACGCCGGGCGGCCCGCAACGGCACCGACCTGGTGGTGGTCAACCGTGGCGCCACCCGCGCCGACGAGATCGCGACCGCAAAACTCGAGACCGGGGCCAGCGAGTTCCTCACTGCCCTGGCGGACGTGCGGAACCGCTGA
- a CDS encoding metal-dependent transcriptional regulator: MSDLIDTTEMYLRTIYELVEEGIVPLRARIAERLHQSGPTVSQTVARMERDGLLTVEGDRHLELTEEGLRLATRVMRKHRLAERLLTDVIGLDWELVHAEACRWEHVMSENVERRLLELLDNPTASPYGNPIPGLEELGQEKNDESFMDGVASLSKVASFDSARVNVRRISEDLQKDEELMATLRRVGAVPDKTVKIIATAEGVQIGSGGEAAEIDYESADHIFVKVV; encoded by the coding sequence GTGAGCGACCTCATCGACACCACCGAGATGTACCTCCGCACGATCTACGAGCTCGTGGAGGAGGGCATCGTCCCGCTGCGTGCGCGCATCGCCGAGCGCCTGCACCAGTCGGGTCCGACGGTGTCCCAGACCGTCGCCCGCATGGAGCGGGACGGCCTCCTGACCGTCGAGGGCGACCGCCACCTCGAGCTGACCGAGGAGGGTCTGCGCCTGGCCACCCGCGTCATGCGCAAGCACCGCCTCGCCGAGCGCCTGCTGACCGACGTCATCGGCCTGGACTGGGAGCTCGTGCACGCCGAGGCCTGCCGCTGGGAGCACGTCATGAGCGAGAACGTGGAGCGTCGTCTCCTCGAGCTCCTCGACAACCCCACCGCCTCGCCGTACGGCAACCCGATCCCGGGTCTGGAGGAGCTGGGCCAGGAGAAGAACGACGAGTCCTTCATGGACGGCGTCGCGTCGCTCTCCAAGGTTGCGAGCTTCGACTCCGCACGCGTCAACGTGCGTCGCATCTCCGAGGACCTGCAGAAGGACGAGGAGCTCATGGCGACCCTGCGTCGCGTCGGCGCCGTCCCGGACAAGACCGTCAAGATCATCGCGACCGCCGAGGGCGTCCAGATCGGCTCCGGTGGCGAGGCCGCCGAGATCGACTACGAGTCGGCCGACCACATCTTCGTCAAGGTCGTCTGA
- a CDS encoding MarR family winged helix-turn-helix transcriptional regulator: MDSRVEHGVDEESGAVEEPGAAGAFRDDLLTDLEQQVVVLVRRARRLIAIRAVRIHPDLAPTSYVALTYVNCNGPVRASAIAEHFSIDKGAVSRQVQLLSDLGLVVREADPDDRRASIISVTQEARDRLEEARRGRRERLREGMEGWQDADLETFVGLLGKYNALLDWVDESGSPVF; the protein is encoded by the coding sequence ATGGACTCACGCGTCGAGCACGGGGTCGACGAGGAGTCCGGGGCCGTCGAGGAGCCCGGGGCGGCTGGCGCCTTCCGGGACGACCTGCTCACCGACCTCGAGCAGCAGGTCGTGGTGCTGGTGCGCCGTGCTCGACGTCTGATCGCCATTCGTGCGGTCAGGATCCATCCCGATCTGGCGCCGACGTCGTACGTGGCCCTGACCTACGTGAACTGCAACGGTCCGGTGCGGGCCTCGGCGATCGCGGAGCACTTCAGCATCGACAAGGGCGCGGTCTCACGTCAGGTGCAGTTGCTCAGCGACCTCGGACTGGTGGTCCGAGAGGCCGACCCCGACGACCGCCGCGCCAGCATCATCTCCGTCACCCAGGAGGCGCGTGACCGACTGGAGGAGGCGCGTCGCGGCCGACGCGAACGCCTCCGGGAGGGGATGGAAGGCTGGCAGGACGCCGACCTCGAGACCTTCGTCGGGCTGCTCGGCAAGTACAACGCGCTGCTCGACTGGGTGGACGAGTCCGGTTCTCCCGTCTTCTGA